The genomic DNA TGCCGGCGCCCGAACCAGTGCTGCCGTAACCGTTGCCGTACGTGCTGGCACCGCCTGTGGTGTCGCCCGGATCAACGTATCCTGACGAGACAACCGAGCTCGGATCCTCTCCAGCCTCAACCAGCTTCATCATCTCCTTCGTCGCCACGGGATCGTTGATGACGTACGATACGTCGCCGATCATCGCCGTGGTAGAAGGAACCATCGCAGAGTAGATGGTAAGATCGCCGTCATCTTGGAACTGCTGGGCCAACGCGGCGATATCGCCCACCGCAAGATCCGTGGTCACGCAGTTGGCCGCTGCTTGAACCGCACCCAAAAGCTCGGCGGTGTTCAGTGCCAGCACCTTGTTGACGATGGCCATGATCAGCTTGCGCTGGTTCGCCGTGCGCGTGAAGTCTCCGTCGGGATACGCGCGGCTGCGCGCGAACACCAGCGCTTGGTTGCCGTCGAGGTGCTGCTCGCCTTCCTCGATGATGACGCGCGGCCACTCGGGATGAGCCGTGGTACCGTCTGCGTCGGGATCATCGACGCGCTCGGTCACTTCGACGTCCACGCCGCCAACTGCGTCGACCAATTCCTTCAACTTGCCGAAGTTCACTTCCGCGTAGTGCGATATCTCGATGCCCAGCAGCTGATTCGCTTCGCGGATGGTTCCGGCAGCGCCGCCGTAAGCGTAAGCGGCGTTGAACTTGTTCGTCCCGTAGCCGTCGATGTCGATCTTCGTATCGCGGGGGATGGATACCATCGTGGCCTGGTTCTTTGCAGGATCGATGCGCACCACGATGTTCGTGTCGGAACGATGCATGTCCTCGGTGCTGTCCTCGGCCTCGTCGGTGCCGATGAGGATCATGTAGAAGGGCTCGGTGAAGGTCATGTCCTTTTCAGGCTTGAGCGCATCGTTGATGGCCATGATCTCTTCGTCAGACTTGTTTCCCTTGATCAGCTTCTCGTTGACGGAGTTCTTCCACAAGGCGAACGCCGAACCGCCCCCCACGGCCACCACGAGAATCGCGATGATCACGCCGAGGGCTATCTTCTTGCCGCGCCCGGCTTTCTTGCGGGCTGCCGAGTAGCTTGGATTGTTGCGCGAATATTGACTTGCCGCAGTCTGCCGGGCGTACGCGCCGTTCGCGCCGGAACCTTGGCTGCCGGGCGTGTAGGCCGCACGGTACGAAGAGCCATCGCCATACGCATCGCGGGAGAAAGCGCTTGCCTGGCTGTACGGGGCGATGCGACCCGACTGCGCGGCCTTGGCCGACCGCACGGCGCGAGCAGACTGAGGAGCCCGCGATGAGCGCGCTTCTTTACGGTTCGTTCGAGAGTTTCTTGACGCCATATGGTCTCCTCATCGACTCCGAACACGTCTGCCAAAGCAGGCACCGTACGTCGCGTACCCCTCGCGACACAGCGCTTCGATTGTCGAAGCCTTCATTTTCTCATACCTACGAGAACCCGCTTTCGCCGGCGATTACACCATTTCCGCAACATAACCCGAGGTCGACGCGCATAGATTCTCACGTATGGCAAACATTGTAGCATCGTTGACCTACCATCATAAAATAGGCATGGGCTGGGTACAAACCGCACATTTTCTAAAAATGAACCGAAACGTATTCATGCGGTTACAGCCTTCTGCTCGCACGCCGGTACTCTAGTGGACATGCAAGCCGAGCACGAACATAGTCCGCTGAATGATGACGAGCCTGATCAGAGCAGGTTCTCTCCCGTGCTTGGCGAGAACGTCAGACGCATGCGCTCGTACAGCAACATCACGAAAACGCGCCTCGCGCTCATGGTGAGCATAGGTCGCCCGCTGCTCAATAGGATAGAGGACGGCACGGCGGACGTACGGCTATCCGTCGTCACGAAACTGGCGGATTCCCTTGCCACGACACCGAGCTTCCTGCTGGCGAAGCACAGCGATGAGGACATCCGCCACGAAATCGCCCATCGGAAAGCAAGCTCCCCCGTCGCTGCGGTGCGACACGCGCGCTTTTACTAAGAGCGGGCATCTCTTTTTCGCAGCACCGCGTACGCGATCCCGGAACCCAGCGCGCTGCCCGCAGTATCCACCATCCAATCCACCGGGTCG from Eggerthella lenta DSM 2243 includes the following:
- a CDS encoding LCP family protein codes for the protein MASRNSRTNRKEARSSRAPQSARAVRSAKAAQSGRIAPYSQASAFSRDAYGDGSSYRAAYTPGSQGSGANGAYARQTAASQYSRNNPSYSAARKKAGRGKKIALGVIIAILVVAVGGGSAFALWKNSVNEKLIKGNKSDEEIMAINDALKPEKDMTFTEPFYMILIGTDEAEDSTEDMHRSDTNIVVRIDPAKNQATMVSIPRDTKIDIDGYGTNKFNAAYAYGGAAGTIREANQLLGIEISHYAEVNFGKLKELVDAVGGVDVEVTERVDDPDADGTTAHPEWPRVIIEEGEQHLDGNQALVFARSRAYPDGDFTRTANQRKLIMAIVNKVLALNTAELLGAVQAAANCVTTDLAVGDIAALAQQFQDDGDLTIYSAMVPSTTAMIGDVSYVINDPVATKEMMKLVEAGEDPSSVVSSGYVDPGDTTGGASTYGNGYGSTGSGAGNGAGNTNYYDPGYTDASGTGGANNGGYVDNGYVDNGYVDNTGGAGGTGGYDNGTIAGGAGGTDGAGGYDPGYTDPGAYDGTASAA
- a CDS encoding helix-turn-helix domain-containing protein, with protein sequence MLGENVRRMRSYSNITKTRLALMVSIGRPLLNRIEDGTADVRLSVVTKLADSLATTPSFLLAKHSDEDIRHEIAHRKASSPVAAVRHARFY